DNA from Penaeus vannamei isolate JL-2024 chromosome 3, ASM4276789v1, whole genome shotgun sequence:
AGCACCTCTTCTGGTGCAGGAGATGTTTCCTTGGCAGGTTTGGAAATGCACTCTGTCACCTCTGTTTCTTCACTGCCTTGACTCTGGGTTTGAGGAATGTTGTCCCTTTCTTCAATCTTAACACTAGTATTAAACTGTACATCCACCTCTACTTTAACCTCTTGCTTTATACATGTCTCTCTTGACAGCACCTGTTCAGcctttgcatttgtttttgtaCTCCCTTCCTTCACAACCATGCAATGATGCACATTTGCTCTCACAAGTTCTttttcttgctcctctctctcactactaCTGCCTGATTGCTCTCTTATCCCTACAACCTCACCTGCACATATTTCTGGCTTTTCCTGCACAGCCTCCTGCTTGACCTGTTCATCATTCAGTACTTCCATTTTCACACTTACAGGCTTCTTTGAACTTTGCTTTCTTTCTGGCCTGGAACACTGGGTGGGAGTTTTTTCCTCTATGTTCCCAACATTCTCTGTTCTTTcatcactcccctctttctctctatcatcacTCACCTCTGagacttccttttcttttttcacaataATCCTACAATCTGTTGCAATTAAGCTTTCAAGTTCATTTTTCACTGTTTTCTGAAAACTGCTCCCACACTCAGCAGCGTCTCCCCCACTCTCGCTCTTGATCATCCTCCCCTGAGTCTCTGGTTTCACTGAGCCAACTTCTGCTTTCGGTGCATCTCTGAAAGCTTTTTCTGGATTTCCATCTGTTTCACCTATTTCACTCTTCACAtccactccttccttttctttattctcctccactttctcaccGGTACTTccatctgtttctccctcctcctttggtGTTCTTTCATCTACATTTTCCACACTTATACTGCCACATCCCATATCACTTTCCCTATTTCCAACAGTTGTTTCCTGAGTGCTCTCTTCTTTGATTGCTGGTGCatcttcctttttgcttttcagttcttcttcttgtctctctctcttagtgtttttcttctttgtgctaagcgcttgttttctctcccttttggaAAGGGCTTGctgcctcttttttcttctccagcCAACTTGCTTCTTTCTCCGCTTGACCTCGCTTTCTTCTCCTCTGCAGgatgttgcctcttcctcctcctcctcctcttggtcctcctcgtcctcctcgtcctcctcccgctCACCGTCTTCtacactttccttttcttcactctctttgcAGATCTTTGGAGATGACAAACACAAGGGAATGTCCGTCTTTGATGCACTATCTGTTATATCAAAATCTGACTCTTTTACAATGtttcttctactttccttctcATATCTCAAATCAGCTGGACTGCTGGTGAAAGTCCTTCCTCTGTCTTTCAAGTTTGagatcttctcctcttcctcctcaatgaTGAGTTCCTCTtccccgtcatcatcatcctcctctctcttccccacacccAAGCTATCTTTGGTATCTGCTGCATCCCCAGTGTGGTCCTCCCCTTGCAAGGACTGGTCTTCTGCAACACTCTCCTCCTCACACTTGATCTTGACCACACCTCCAGCTGCTAACTCAGCTTCCATCTGAAAGGAGCCGGGTCTTAGTGTGCCATTCATTCCAGCAGTGATTTAAGTCCAAGAGTTGTATCTACAACCACAAAACCCTTACCAGTCATTAGAGTGAAATAGAAAACTGTAGGAAACTGAAAATCACAGGTCTCTAAATGTGAATGATAGAAATGTCAATAAAACTCAAATGGGCCACCAACCTCCTCCATCATCTTGTCCTCCTCCATGCTGGTGGAGTGGACAGGCGTTGAAGGGGGAGTTGACGACTGCTCTGATGACATGGACTCTCTGGCCAGTCTGCGCTTCTTTAAGGGCGTTATGTAATCTCCTCCAGTTGGGGAGTCTGTTAGGATGGACAATCTGTTAGGAGTATGAAGAACATAAAAGAAATACTATTAAGGATACATGGAAAGTAATGAAAGAATTGAATGCTAGACACATTCAGCTACCATGCACCCACCTGGTCTGCTGTTGGGACTTGGGCACAGACCATTGAGCTGGGGTGATTCAGTCTCCTCGCTAATGGCCTGTCTAAGCCACCGTTTCTTAGCTGAGCCACCTGGCAAGTCCAAGTTGAGGACAGTCCCGGGGACCACCTGGTTCACAGATGTTGACCTTCTGAGTGGTGTGGCGGGCGACCGCATATAGCACGTGGGCACGCCTGTTGAATGCACCTCTGTTACCCCGCTTGGGCTGCCTACGGGCATCACTGGGTCTACGGTCTCATTTAGCCATTCATTCATAAGTGCTTTCTTGGTTTTGGGAAATCTGGAACCATCACAATTATGAAATGATGAGGAGACAATTTTTTATATATCAACAGGAATTTCATGTTCATAATAATCATCCCTTATGAATAGTAATTTTAACTTACCTGAACCCCATGACATTTGAATTTCCTGATGGAGGAGAGTTGAAATTGAGAGCAATGCCTTCAACAGAGCCCCCCAAGGGAGACATGAGCCCCACAGAAGCACAACTACTTTCGTCACCGGTTAAGTCAGAAGCTGTTGTGTCCAGGCGATGATTACGTTTCTGTGGGCTACCCTTCCCACGCCCCTTTTTTCTGTTGGGAAGGTAAAAAGCAATGTGGAAAACCAATCTGACTGGAGAGGAAAATTTTATCTGCCATCACAAACATAGCCTCCCTTGCAAGTCCCAAACACTTacccttttcttctgcttctttctgccACAGGAGTATTTCTGTTGCCCTCATCGGCACTGCTGGTCTTCTCCCagtcctcctcatccccatcacaGTGCTTCTTGTCCTTATCTTTTGGATCCTtgctcttatcctcttcctttttcttctccatctcctgtcTCCTCTGTGCAGCCTTCTCCATCCTCTCAAACGCCTTCATGTATGCAGCAATCTTCCTTTCCTCACGTGTcatcttctgctgctgctgtttgtcCATGGCCTTGGGGGTCTCTGGTGTCACAGCCAGGGTAGGGGGTGCGCTCACTACCGTGTCCTTGCTTAGCTCTTCAGGTGAACTGGAGGCTGATACACAAGGGGACTTGGCAGGCGACTTACCACAGCCTGACACACGTCTCTGCTTGACAGGCGTGACAGGGGTTGTGCTCTGACAAGTGGTGGTTGTTAGATTATCACTACTTCTGCTCTCAGTGGAAGTGGTTCTTTTACTTGTCCGCAGTTGGAGCTGGAGCTGCTGCTTCTTTATTGTCTTCTTGTTGCTAGAAAGAATGGCAATATTATCAAAACAAAGGCTGAAAAGCTTAAATTCTACTCTCTTGGGTATACTCTGAATACAAATATCTTCAACTCAAAATGGCTGCAAGAATAGTTTAAGAGCCTTACTTTAGAAGCCCATTCTTTTTATGTGGAGGATTATGCACTGGTGATAAGGCCTCCACCTTTTGGGACTGGGGAGCATTGCAATCGTGTTCCTCCGACAGACAGCAGACAAGATCTAAAGTGGAATTAGCTGTCTCTAAGGCTAAAGTaacttcctctgcctcttcaatGTCTCTTGTTGCTACCAGGTACAGGTGTAGGGACCCTCTTTCTACCACATGCCGAATCTGATACATAAGGAAAGTCAATAAATCAAAATACTGAAAATGCTCAAACTATAAACATCTGGTCATTCTAATACAAAAATATTATGTAGATAGTTTAATAAATGCTATGTGGCAGCTCATTAAAAAGGCTGAGACTGGGGCCATCCAAGAAACAGCTGTGCTCCAATGCAAGCAAGAATACTATTATGCAACAATCAAATTAGATTCACCCTAAATGTCTTTTTCAAAAGGTAAAACTGCAATGAATGTATAACTGGTGGCTGCAAAAGACATCTGAAAGCAGCTTGTATGCTTGTACCAGAAAAGAATTAATTACCAGCTTTCTGTCCACACTTTAAGTTACTCCTCTAAAGTCAAATAAGATATTCATGAGGTTAACCTTCCATCTTGCAACTACTTTACATCTTACCTCTGCATTTGGTCTGCATGATCTGCGAGTGAATCTGGCATCATTGCCATACGTTCTGGCATCCACGCATACAGTTAGGCCCTCCTTTGGCATGTGGTACTGCAGGACATAGGGCAGGTACTGCTGACCCATCACTGGTTGTTGTGCATTCCACTGGGATGCTAACAGGTACTTCCCTTGAAACTCTGTGATGGCAGTGTTGACAGTGAGTCTGGTAGCAGCTACCAGGATCTAGAAATAGGAAAGAGACATTAGTTACTCCAAAATGGACTGCCTATTATCATCACAGAATAGGTATACAAATCAACAGTTGCAAGGTAATTAGTTTCTTACCTTACTGTCAAACACATCCAGCAAGGGATTGGGATTCTCCACCACCTTGCAGCGGTGGCCCAAGACGGCCCCCTGGGTGGATGCCCGCAGGTCTGGTGACACGCCATTGATGCGTGCTGCTTGGACTCGTGCGCGCAGTTCAGGAGAATAGTGGTTGGTGACAGCCACCTCATAGCCCTCTACCCAGGCCCGAAGCCTCTCTACTGGGCCCCCACATGAATCATCACTCACACCCTCACCGCCACTCATGCTGCTGCTCTTGCGCTGTGGAAGCGAGACTCAGGTCAGCCTTTCAGTGGAGAGCAGCAACATTTAATAGAAAAAcagtaagaaacaaagaaaggagaatttAATCCCATAAGTACTAAAGTAAATTGGGGcaattagtagtattactaataCATTCAGACAAACTATGAACCTTTCCAATTTTCTCTTCAATTGAAAGATTTCTTTTCCTGTGGAAATTGCACAGAAGCATTTCTTTGGCATGTTACTCACTCTGCGTGTTTTGACCAgcattcttctgtctctctcctcggaACCCGGAACAATGTTGTTGTTGCAGGAGACTGAGCTGCTCTTCTTGAGCAAGGAGAGAGGACCTTTCCTGCCATTCTTCATGTCCTTTATCtgtttcaccttctttttctttaccactTTTCTCTCCTGCACTTTGCTGAGTGAAGCACGACTTTTATTGCACATGGGCATGTTATCATCTGAATCTGAAGAAGAGAGCCTGCAAGACAGAAGACTATGAAAGGCACGTCTGTGATTATTCCATGTTTAAAAGCTACCTCATTCGCTATGTCATTTACTGGCCCAGCACCGTTCCTCACCTGGCCAGATGAGCTTTGATCTCCTGTCTTCTGCGTATCTGTAAAGCACGAGCTTTAAACCGGTCTATCATTCTCGGCTCACAGGCCTCACACAGGTACTCATCAGGTATGTTTTCACGATCAATTTCCATGCAGTCCACATGCTGCCAAACACTGCAAATTAAGATTTAAAAATGGAAAtcattatgaaagtaataattataaaatgcagAGTAACCTATGCAATGGATCTTTCTTTTAAGAACTGTGCTATTCACTTCCAATGGAACTGCATAATTACAATGTCCACCTAACCTACATATACTTAAAAAGACTTACAAGCATCTGTCACACTGTATCATGTATCCATCATCGTGGGCAAAATCGCAGACGCAGCGTGTGATGGAGTCATCTACTGGctgctcatccccctccccctctggtgcggtctctgtctcctctcctgaGGGCCCCACAGAGGAACTGCGATCACTTAGACGGGAGTCGTCATCCGTTTCAGCCCCCGTGCTGGATGGCGGAGGAGCCACAGCCACTGTTGTAGGGGACTGAAGCAGttcaacaggaggaggagggatgtggggtgAAGGGAACATACTAGTCTTTGGATGGGGCATGAACTGCTGCCGGTGTGGAGGCATTGTGCTCAGTGGGTGCGAGGTCAGCAGGCCAGAGATAGGCACGGAGGAGCCAGATGAGACAACTGGGGGTGCATGGCCTGCGTGGGTCATGTGGGCCGGCCGGGAGGGGCTGGTGGCGGCCACACTTGCTTGTGGGTGGTgcaaggggtggtggtggagggggtgggaatgggtCTTGGGTTGCAAGAGATTCTGGGAGCCAGGCTGGGAGGGCACCTGTGGGCTGGCATGGGGCACAGCTGGCTGGTGATGTAGGGGGAGCTGGTAGGGGGAGGAGcctgaggatgaagatgaagagcagGGTATTGGTGGGGGGGACTGTGgaggcgtgggtgggggtggggcaccATAGTTGTGGTCTTGAAGAACAAAAGGGAGGTTATAGGTGGAGCTGTgtttggatgatgatgatgaggaggagtaagGTGAGGACGAGGACTGCGCACTCATGGAGCCACAAGGAGGACCTTCTGGAGAGCGGACCATGGCATCTCCAACATTTGACCTgggggagtaaaaaaaaaggatgttTCAGAAAAGTACCAGGAGATCTAAAAGGACTCATGACTAATGCTCTATGGATATTCTCTATGCCAAAGAAGTCATCAAGATATTTCCTAACCCACTAGTTCCAGTATTCCTAAACATCTAGTTCAGCCCACTAGCTCCTTGTACACACCAAACTGAGTAGTTTGCTTTTAAAACATTGTACTGGTAATGTAATAGTACTCAGAACTTCAGTATAGGGAAGAGATGAAGACAAGGTCGGCAAGTagagaagacatagagagaggagagaggagagagagaagggcgtgaaggagagggtgggagggaaaggatgggaagggaNNNNNNNNNNNNNNNNNNNNNNNNNNNNNNNNNNNNNNNNNNNNNNNNNNNNNNNNNNNNNNNNNNNNNNNNNNNNNNNNNNNNNNNNNNNNNNNNNNNNNNNNNNNNNNNNNNNNNNNNNNNNNNNNNNNNNNNNNNNNNNNNNNNNNNNNNNNNNNNNNNNNNNNNNNNNNNNNNNNNNNNNNNNNNNNNNNNNNNNNNNNNNNNNNNNNNNNNNNNNNNNNNNNNNNNNNNNNNNNNNNNNNNNNNNNNNNNNNNNNNNNNNNNNNNNNNNNNNNNNNNNNNNNNNNNNNNNNNNNNNNNNNNNNNNNNNNNNNNNNNNNNNNNNNNNNNNNNNNNNNNNNNNNNNNNNNNNNNNNNNNNNNNNNNNNNNNNNNNNNNNNNNNNNNNNNNNNNNNNNNNNNNNNNNNNNNNNNNNNNNNNNNNNNNNNNNNNNNNNNNNNNNNNNNNNNNNNNNNNNNNNNNNNNNNNNNNNNNNNNNNNNNNNNNNNNNNN
Protein-coding regions in this window:
- the upSET gene encoding uncharacterized protein upSET (The sequence of the model RefSeq protein was modified relative to this genomic sequence to represent the inferred CDS: added 104 bases not found in genome assembly); the encoded protein is MSLVVHKLVLSPDGAAANTQTPTHHVTLAAYAHTRSNVGDAMVRSPEGPPCGSMSAQSSSSPYSSSSSSSKHSSTYNLPFVLQDHNYGAPPPPTPPQSPPPIPCSSSSSSGSSPYQLPLHHQPAVPHASPQVPSQPGSQNLLQPKTHSHPLHHHPLHHPQASVAATSPSRPAHMTHAGHAPPVVSSGSSVPISGLLTSHPLSTMPPHRQQFMPHPKTSMFPSPHIPPPPVELLQSPTTVAVAPPPSSTGAETDDDSRLSDRSSSVGPSGEETETAPEGEGDEQPVDDSITRCVCDFAHDDGYMIQCDRCFVWQHVDCMEIDRENIPDEYLCEACEPRMIDRFKARALQIRRRQEIKAHLARLSSSDSDDNMPMCNKSRASLSKVQERKVVKKKKVKQIKDMKNGRKGPLSLLKKSSSVSCNNNIVPGSEERDRRMLVKTRRRKSSSMSGGEGVSDDSCGGPVERLRAWVEGYEVAVTNHYSPELRARVQAARINGVSPDLRASTQGAVLGHRCKVVENPNPLLDVFDSKILVAATRLTVNTAITEFQGKYLLASQWNAQQPVMGQQYLPYVLQYHMPKEGLTVCVDARTYGNDARFTRRSCRPNAEIRHVVERGSLHLYLVATRDIEEAEEVTLALETANSTLDLVCCLSEEHDCNAPQSQKVEALSPVHNPPHKKNGLLNNKKTIKKQQLQLQLRTSKRTTSTESRSSDNLTTTTCQSTTPVTPVKQRRVSGCGKSPAKSPCVSASSSPEELSKDTVVSAPPTLAVTPETPKAMDKQQQQKMTREERKIAAYMKAFERMEKAAQRRQEMEKKKEEDKSKDPKDKDKKHCDGDEEDWEKTSSADEGNRNTPVAERSRRKGKKGRGKGSPQKRNHRLDTTASDLTGDESSCASVGLMSPLGGSVEGIALNFNSPPSGNSNVMGFRFPKTKKALMNEWLNETVDPVMPVGSPSGVTEVHSTGVPTCYMRSPATPLRRSTSVNQVVPGTVLNLDLPGGSAKKRWLRQAISEETESPQLNGLCPSPNSRPDSPTGGDYITPLKKRRLARESMSSEQSSTPPSTPVHSTSMEEDKMMEEMEAELAAGGVVKIKCEEESVAEDQSLQGEDHTGDAADTKDSLGVGKREEDDDDGEEELIIEEEEEKISNLKDRGRTFTSSPADLRYEKESRRNIVKESDFDITDSASKTDIPLCLSSPKICKESEEKESVEDGEREEDEEDEEDQEEEEEEEATSCRGEESEVKRRKKQVGWRRKKRQQALSKRERKQALSTKKKNTKRERQEEELKSKKEDAPAIKEESTQETTVGNRESDMGCGSISVENVDERTPKEEGETDGSTGEKVEENKEKEGVDVKSEIGETDGNPEKAFRDAPKAEVGSVKPETQGRMIKSESGGDAAECGSSFQKTVKNELESLIATDCRIIVKKEKEVSEVSDDREKEGSDERTENVGNIEEKTPTQCSRPERKQSSKKPVSVKMEVLNDEQVKQEAVQEKPEICAGEVVGIREQSGSSSEREEQEKELVRANVHHCMVVKEGSTKTNAKAEQVLSRETCIKQEVKVEVDVQFNTSVKIEERDNIPQTQSQGSEETEVTECISKPAKETSPAPEEVLQREKSLGLVCSPSSSVLQGRRQSSQSDSDDLPVIERAQTPEGFHHKALEPKGPRTPEGPAPTSPEESSLMPDSPRTPESCSIGQDRSPEREASPERTSRARVRGPCTPPSTPPPQQDDSLDGESEREREQQDDCDKSIKSALHAKAAPVKRKLSILEYRKRKSVSSESETRGANGPRDQSPPPLPPPPGASGAPLADTSGSCAPSPVTLPSASITQEPLSSPSAASPAKTSCASAVDSSPDLSLSPIRPLSLSLPAVLDDKLTKDEGKREVESTTQRGDAAAEVSKDIIGSSKNNTGIVATSLPGITTSTVTAPTGTASQDVKWNAAPTLLERQRENLTARLRREFGLCISDDDEDKSGLRLGCVSVVGRPSPPLLPPPSTLISSSPLSPRGRKPSGHQAGTESEERDRSHRRHKDKNLPPPPPPPTAPPKNSIFQGREVTVQKVTCTAKGVVAASPSPGSNTCGSMTSSSPGTSTGPLAAHTATPGRLAGLPTHPSGPPPSYPGSGVTPPMPVPPPAVSSIPSSPSGPSLTALPGAQASQVGLPPSPIPALPTLPLPLPNSIVNPVAMDMSSRSSSITQPVGHTASQRPHLSSLPAPGPTGPTGPHPPTQNTSYPARSYSRGQYSSNASGPLPVYPPSRVAPPQHSPLVTPPPLPPPLPPPPPQGSHGLPASAHPQGPPPAPGLSYNGGNYNGLDCSAPGSRGS